The Pantoea vagans genome includes a window with the following:
- the fur gene encoding ferric iron uptake transcriptional regulator produces the protein MTDNNSALKKAGLKVTLPRLKILEVLQGPGPESHHVSAEDLYKRLIDMGEEIGLATVYRVLNQFDDAGIVTRHNFEGGKSVFELTQQHHHDHLICLDCGKVIEFSDESIETRQREIATRHGIKLSNHSLYLYGHCALGDCREDDTLHDK, from the coding sequence ATGACTGACAACAACTCCGCATTGAAGAAGGCTGGCCTGAAAGTCACTCTCCCAAGATTGAAAATTTTGGAAGTGCTTCAGGGACCAGGACCAGAGTCCCACCATGTCAGTGCGGAAGATTTGTACAAGCGCCTGATTGATATGGGCGAAGAGATTGGTCTGGCAACGGTATATCGCGTTCTTAACCAGTTTGATGACGCAGGTATCGTCACCCGTCATAACTTCGAAGGCGGTAAATCCGTATTCGAACTTACCCAGCAACATCACCACGATCATTTGATCTGCCTGGATTGTGGCAAAGTGATTGAATTTAGCGACGAATCAATTGAAACGCGTCAGCGTGAAATTGCGACTCGCCATGGCATTAAACTCAGCAACCACAGCCTGTACCTTTATGGTCACTGTGCGCTGGGAGACTGCCGCGAAGACGACACGCTCCACGACAAGTAA
- the seqA gene encoding replication initiation negative regulator SeqA: MKTIEVDEELYRYIASHTQHIGESASDILRRMLKFTAGQSAPAAPAASATVKEAQPARNDARPQDRVRAVRELLLSDEYAEQNKAVNRFMLVLSTLYRLDPAAFADATASLQGRTRVYFAGDEHTLLQNGTHTKPKHVPGTPYWVITNTNTGRKCSMVEHIMLAMQFPQELTEKVRGTI; the protein is encoded by the coding sequence ATGAAAACGATTGAAGTTGACGAAGAACTCTACCGTTATATTGCCAGCCACACGCAGCACATTGGTGAAAGCGCCTCCGATATTTTGCGCCGCATGCTGAAGTTCACTGCAGGCCAGAGTGCGCCCGCCGCACCTGCCGCCAGTGCGACAGTCAAGGAAGCGCAGCCTGCGCGTAACGACGCGCGTCCTCAGGATCGCGTGCGTGCCGTGCGTGAACTGCTGCTTTCCGATGAGTATGCTGAGCAGAATAAGGCGGTTAATCGCTTTATGCTGGTACTGTCAACGCTCTATCGTCTTGATCCGGCAGCTTTTGCTGATGCTACTGCCTCGCTGCAGGGCCGCACGCGCGTTTACTTTGCGGGTGATGAGCACACGCTGTTGCAAAATGGCACCCATACTAAGCCGAAGCATGTTCCCGGCACGCCGTACTGGGTGATCACCAATACCAATACAGGTCGCAAATGCAGCATGGTTGAACACATCATGCTGGCTATGCAGTTCCCTCAGGAACTGACAGAGAAAGTTCGCGGCACCATTTAA
- the glnS gene encoding glutamine--tRNA ligase: MSEAEARPTNFIRQIIDEDLASGKHSSVHTRFPPEPNGYLHIGHAKSICLNFGIAQDYQGQCNLRFDDTNPVKEDLEFVESIKRDVQWLGFDWSGDIRYSSDYFDQLFNYAVELINKGLAYVDELSADEIREYRGTLTAPGKNSPYRDRSVEENLALFQKMRDGGFEEGKACLRAKIDMASSFIVMRDPVLYRIKFADHHQTGDKWCIYPMYDFTHCISDAIEGITHSLCTLEFQDNRRLYDWVLDNITIPQHPRQYEFSRLNLEYAVMSKRKLTQLVTEKVVEGWDDPRMLTVSGLRRRGYSAASIREFCRRIGVTKQDNIVEMASLESCIRDDLNENAPRAMAVLDPLKVVIENLPAGHEETLTMPNHPNKPEMGTREVSFSREVWIDRADFREEANKQYKRLVLGKEVRLRNAYVIRAERVAKDEEGNITCIYATCDVDTLSKDPADGRKVKGVIHWVSAIHALPAEFRLYDRLFSVPNPAAAEDFLTTINPNSLEIKQGFVESGLRTASVTAPYQFEREGYFCADSVYSQPGKLVFNRTVGLRDTFAKIGE, encoded by the coding sequence ATGAGTGAGGCTGAAGCCCGCCCAACGAACTTTATTCGTCAGATTATCGACGAAGATTTGGCGAGCGGTAAGCACAGCAGTGTGCATACCCGTTTCCCGCCTGAGCCCAATGGTTACCTGCATATTGGCCATGCGAAATCTATCTGCCTGAACTTTGGTATCGCGCAAGATTATCAAGGACAGTGCAACCTGCGTTTTGACGACACTAACCCGGTTAAAGAGGACCTGGAGTTCGTTGAATCCATCAAGCGTGATGTGCAATGGCTGGGCTTTGACTGGAGCGGAGACATTCGTTACTCCTCAGACTACTTTGACCAATTGTTTAACTACGCGGTTGAGCTGATCAATAAAGGTCTGGCTTACGTTGACGAACTGTCAGCGGATGAGATCCGTGAATACCGCGGCACGCTGACCGCACCGGGTAAAAACAGCCCGTATCGCGATCGCAGCGTGGAAGAGAACTTAGCGCTGTTCCAGAAAATGCGTGATGGCGGCTTCGAAGAGGGTAAAGCTTGCCTGCGCGCAAAAATCGACATGGCGTCCAGCTTTATCGTGATGCGCGATCCGGTGTTGTATCGCATTAAGTTTGCCGACCACCACCAGACCGGTGATAAGTGGTGCATCTACCCGATGTACGACTTTACTCACTGCATCTCTGATGCCATCGAAGGCATTACGCACTCGCTCTGCACCCTGGAGTTCCAGGACAACCGTCGTTTGTACGACTGGGTACTGGACAACATCACCATTCCTCAGCATCCGCGTCAGTACGAATTCTCGCGCCTGAATCTGGAATATGCGGTGATGTCGAAGCGTAAGCTGACGCAACTGGTTACCGAGAAAGTGGTTGAAGGCTGGGATGACCCACGCATGCTGACCGTTTCAGGTCTGCGCCGCCGTGGCTACAGCGCTGCGTCCATTCGCGAATTCTGTCGTCGTATCGGTGTCACCAAGCAGGACAACATCGTTGAGATGGCCTCGCTGGAATCTTGCATTCGTGACGATCTCAATGAGAACGCACCACGTGCCATGGCGGTTCTTGATCCACTGAAAGTGGTGATCGAGAATCTGCCAGCAGGCCATGAAGAAACGCTGACTATGCCTAATCATCCGAATAAGCCGGAGATGGGAACCCGCGAAGTGTCGTTCAGCCGCGAAGTGTGGATCGATCGTGCTGACTTCCGCGAAGAAGCCAACAAGCAGTACAAGCGTCTGGTGCTGGGTAAAGAAGTGCGTCTGCGTAATGCTTATGTGATCCGCGCTGAGCGTGTGGCAAAAGATGAAGAGGGTAACATCACCTGCATCTATGCAACCTGTGATGTCGACACGCTGAGCAAAGATCCTGCAGATGGTCGCAAGGTGAAAGGGGTGATTCATTGGGTGTCAGCGATTCACGCGCTGCCTGCTGAGTTCCGTCTTTATGATCGTCTGTTCAGCGTGCCAAATCCGGCAGCGGCAGAGGACTTCCTGACCACCATTAACCCGAATTCACTGGAAATCAAACAGGGCTTTGTCGAGTCTGGTTTGCGTACTGCTTCGGTAACTGCGCCGTATCAGTTTGAACGTGAAGGCTATTTCTGTGCGGATAGCGTCTATTCGCAGCCGGGTAAACTGGTGTTCAACCGCACTGTCGGGCTACGTGATACTTTTGCCAAAATCGGCGAGTAA
- the pgm gene encoding phosphoglucomutase (alpha-D-glucose-1,6-bisphosphate-dependent) — translation MANHPRAGQPAQQSDLINVAQLTSQYYVLKPDAANPDHAVKFGTSGHRGSAGRHSFNEVHILAIAQAIAEERKKNGITGPCYVGKDTHALSEPAILSVLEVLAANGVDVIVQQDNGYTPTPAISNAILEHNKRGGAQADGIVITPSHNPPEDGGIKYNPPNGGPADTNVTKVVEDRANQLIKGELKDVKRLPLDQAWASGHIVEQDLIQPYVEGLAQVIDFPAIQKAGLKIGVDPLGGSGIAYWQRIAEHYKLDLTIVNDAVDQTFRFMHLDKDGVVRMDCSSECAMAGLLAYKDKFDLAFGNDPDYDRHGIVTPAGLMNPNHYLAVAINYLFQHRPQWGKDVAVGKTLVSSAMIDRVVNDIGRKLVEVPVGFKWFVDGLFDGSFGFGGEESAGASFLRFDGSAWSTDKDGIILCLLAAEITAVTGKNPQQHYDELAERFGAPSYNRLQAPATSAQKAALSKLSPEMVSADTLAGDPITARLTAAPGNGASIGGLKVMTENGWFAARPSGTEDAYKIYCESFLGAEHRQQIEKEAVEIVSEVLKNA, via the coding sequence ATGGCCAATCACCCCCGTGCCGGGCAACCCGCCCAGCAGAGCGATTTGATTAACGTTGCACAATTAACCTCGCAGTATTACGTCCTGAAGCCAGATGCGGCGAACCCGGACCATGCGGTGAAATTTGGCACCTCCGGCCACCGCGGCAGCGCGGGACGTCACAGCTTCAACGAAGTGCACATTCTGGCGATTGCGCAAGCGATCGCCGAAGAGCGCAAAAAGAACGGCATCACCGGTCCTTGCTACGTGGGTAAAGATACCCACGCGCTGTCTGAACCGGCAATTTTGTCGGTACTGGAAGTGCTGGCGGCCAACGGTGTGGACGTCATTGTGCAGCAAGATAATGGCTACACCCCGACGCCTGCGATCTCCAATGCCATTCTTGAGCACAACAAGCGTGGTGGCGCGCAGGCCGATGGTATCGTGATCACGCCTTCACACAACCCGCCAGAAGACGGTGGCATTAAGTACAACCCACCAAACGGTGGACCGGCTGATACCAATGTCACCAAAGTGGTGGAAGACCGTGCTAACCAACTGATCAAAGGCGAGTTGAAAGACGTGAAGCGTCTGCCGCTGGATCAGGCATGGGCGAGTGGTCATATCGTGGAGCAGGATCTGATTCAACCTTACGTTGAAGGGCTGGCTCAGGTTATCGATTTCCCGGCTATCCAGAAAGCAGGCCTGAAAATTGGCGTTGATCCACTCGGTGGTTCGGGCATTGCCTACTGGCAGCGCATTGCTGAGCATTACAAGCTGGATTTGACCATTGTTAACGATGCTGTCGATCAGACCTTCCGCTTTATGCATCTGGATAAAGATGGCGTGGTGCGCATGGACTGTTCGTCAGAGTGTGCGATGGCTGGTCTGCTGGCATACAAAGATAAGTTTGATTTGGCATTTGGCAACGACCCGGATTATGACCGCCACGGTATCGTCACGCCTGCTGGCCTGATGAATCCTAACCACTATCTGGCTGTCGCGATCAACTACCTGTTCCAGCATCGCCCGCAATGGGGCAAAGATGTGGCAGTGGGTAAAACCCTGGTGTCCAGCGCGATGATTGACCGCGTGGTAAACGACATCGGTCGCAAACTGGTTGAAGTGCCGGTTGGCTTCAAATGGTTTGTTGATGGCCTGTTTGATGGCAGCTTCGGTTTCGGTGGCGAAGAGAGTGCGGGTGCTTCCTTCCTGCGCTTCGATGGCTCCGCCTGGTCAACCGATAAAGACGGCATCATTCTGTGCCTGCTGGCGGCAGAAATTACGGCCGTGACCGGTAAGAATCCGCAGCAGCACTATGACGAGCTGGCAGAGCGCTTTGGTGCGCCAAGCTATAACCGTCTTCAGGCGCCTGCGACTTCAGCGCAGAAAGCGGCACTGTCTAAGCTGTCACCTGAGATGGTCAGCGCGGACACGCTGGCAGGCGATCCGATCACTGCACGTCTGACGGCTGCGCCGGGTAACGGTGCATCCATTGGCGGCCTGAAAGTGATGACGGAAAACGGCTGGTTTGCCGCACGTCCGTCAGGCACTGAAGATGCCTACAAAATCTACTGTGAAAGCTTCCTCGGCGCTGAGCATCGCCAGCAGATCGAGAAAGAAGCGGTGGAGATTGTCAGTGAAGTGCTGAAAAACGCGTAA
- the ybfE gene encoding LexA regulated protein, translating to MAKEQTDRTTLDLFADERRPGRPKTSLLTRDEQLRINKRNQLKRDKVRGLRRVELKMSSEAVDALNTLADQQNISRSELIEQMLLAQLKLS from the coding sequence ATGGCAAAAGAACAGACAGACCGTACCACGCTCGATCTTTTTGCAGACGAGCGGCGTCCCGGTCGACCAAAAACCAGTCTGCTGACGCGTGACGAACAGTTACGTATCAACAAACGTAACCAGCTCAAGCGCGATAAAGTGCGTGGGCTGCGTCGTGTTGAGCTAAAGATGTCCAGCGAAGCTGTTGACGCACTTAACACCTTGGCCGATCAACAAAACATCAGTCGCAGCGAATTGATTGAACAAATGCTGCTGGCGCAACTCAAACTGTCTTAG
- the ybfF gene encoding esterase, whose translation MILNARLQTEQSSPDATPILLIHGLFGSLDNLGVLARGVRDARPTLQVDVRNHGLSERSEIMNYAAMAQDIVDTLDAHQIERASVIGHSMGGKIAMALSAVAPERIEKMVLIDIAPVDYQTRRHDEIFAAIRAVTAAGVTRRSEAAEVMRQYINEEGVIQFILKSFAEGEWRFNVPVLWDNYTTISGWEAIPAWPHPALFIRGGDSPYLDNQHRDALLRQFPQAHAHVISGAGHWVHAEKPDAVLRAVRRFFNL comes from the coding sequence ATGATTTTGAACGCCCGTCTGCAAACTGAACAATCTTCGCCTGATGCCACACCGATTCTGTTAATTCATGGCCTTTTTGGCAGCCTCGATAACCTGGGTGTACTGGCACGCGGAGTGCGCGATGCACGCCCAACGCTGCAAGTTGATGTGCGTAACCATGGGTTATCCGAACGCAGCGAGATCATGAATTATGCCGCGATGGCGCAAGACATCGTTGACACACTGGATGCTCACCAGATTGAACGTGCCAGCGTGATTGGCCATTCGATGGGCGGAAAGATCGCCATGGCATTGAGTGCCGTGGCACCGGAACGCATCGAGAAGATGGTGTTGATCGATATCGCCCCGGTTGATTACCAAACGCGCCGTCACGATGAAATCTTTGCCGCGATTCGTGCCGTGACCGCCGCAGGCGTGACGCGTCGGAGTGAAGCCGCAGAAGTGATGCGCCAGTACATCAACGAAGAGGGAGTCATTCAGTTCATCCTGAAATCGTTTGCCGAGGGGGAATGGCGCTTTAATGTCCCTGTCCTGTGGGATAACTACACCACGATTTCTGGTTGGGAAGCCATCCCTGCCTGGCCCCACCCGGCACTGTTTATTCGTGGTGGTGATTCGCCTTATCTGGACAATCAGCATCGCGATGCGCTGCTGCGTCAGTTCCCGCAGGCCCATGCACATGTGATCAGCGGTGCCGGTCACTGGGTGCACGCGGAAAAACCTGATGCGGTTTTGCGCGCGGTTCGTCGCTTTTTTAACCTGTAA
- the fldA gene encoding flavodoxin FldA: MAIVGIFFGSDTGNTENIAKMIQKQLGKDVAEVHDIAKSTKEDLAAFDILLLGIPTWYYGEAQCDWDDFFPTLEEIDFNGKLVALFGCGDQEDYAEYFCDAMGTIRDIIEPNGAVIVGHWPTEGYHFEASKGLADDKHFLGLAIDEDRQPELTNERVDAWVKQIFDELQLKEIIEA, translated from the coding sequence ATGGCAATCGTAGGCATTTTCTTCGGCAGCGATACCGGCAACACTGAAAACATTGCAAAAATGATCCAGAAACAACTGGGTAAAGATGTCGCCGAAGTGCATGACATTGCCAAGAGCACCAAAGAAGATCTCGCAGCGTTCGATATCCTGCTGCTGGGCATTCCGACCTGGTATTACGGCGAAGCACAGTGTGACTGGGATGATTTCTTCCCAACCCTGGAAGAGATTGATTTCAATGGCAAACTGGTTGCGCTGTTTGGTTGTGGTGACCAGGAAGATTATGCTGAGTACTTCTGCGACGCAATGGGCACCATTCGTGACATTATTGAGCCAAACGGTGCCGTTATTGTTGGGCACTGGCCAACGGAAGGTTATCACTTCGAAGCTTCGAAGGGCCTGGCAGACGACAAACACTTCCTGGGTCTGGCGATTGACGAAGACCGTCAGCCTGAACTGACCAACGAACGTGTTGATGCATGGGTGAAGCAGATTTTCGATGAGCTGCAACTAAAAGAGATCATCGAAGCCTGA